A stretch of DNA from Salvelinus sp. IW2-2015 linkage group LG20, ASM291031v2, whole genome shotgun sequence:
TAAGCACACCTGTGAATTATAGAAGAGCTGATTGTTAAGCATTGCTTTGGGATAGACTGACATGACTGTTAAGGGGGAGGACTATGGGAGTGTTTGTTCTACTGCCTCTTGGCTTTGAAAAGACCGTTCTTCATCGTTCATCCTGCATATTTTACACTGCCTAAGTGTGCCAGAGTCTTAGTTGAGCTTAATTGTTGTTAAAATGTTGTAGTGTTGAACGATGCGTTGATGTTTATCYATTTGTTAACTGGGGGATGTTTCCACCTTTCCACTAGGTTATGCGTCAGTCTAAGAATGCCATCATCAAACACTGCTTTCCCACCACTGAGCCAGACAGCAAGAAGAGACCTGAAACAGTAAAGAGACTTTCTGATAACACGAGCCACCAAAGTSATCCGGTCTTGCCATGAGTTTCTATATTTATCATCATTGTCTGTCTTCTCAAGTGGCCACTCAGTTTAAGAGCAGCCTGACGGAGATGCTTATGTCTAAGGAGYCCTGGTACGTCCGCTGTATGAAGCCCAACGAAGGCAAGGAGCCAGGTGAGGCCTCATCACCTTAACTACCAACCACAGTCTACTAGTCTAAACYcaacacacatacatactcagTAGAGGCCATTACACCAAACAGAACCTGACCCATGCATGCCCTACAAAGTGTTACTTGGTACATTTATTCATAGTGCATGTAGCCTTGTGACCTCTCTCGCCTCCTGCAGGGCGCTTTGACGTGTTGGTGAGACACCAGGTGAAGTACCTGGGGCTGATGGAGCACCTGAGGGTCAGACGGGCTGGCTTCGCTTCCTGCTGGAGATATGAGATCTTCCTGCAGAGTCAACACAACCTGCACTTCACAGTTCTGTAGATAGTGTGCAGTTGCTCTCTGTCCAGCATAAACTGCTATGATACATAGCTGCATTAGTTTGTGGAACACTCTAGTGTTTCCTGTTGTCTCTGTCAGGTACAAGCCCCTGTGTTCAGACACCTGGCCTAGCTGGAAAGATACAGACGCAGAGGGTGTGGAGTGCCTGATCAAGCACCTGGGCTACAAGCCTGCGTAGTACAAGATGGGCAGGTGAGGTGGTCTCCAGGATTATGGGTTTGGGTTCACCTGGTAACACAGTCTGGCTGTTTCTCACTGGCTTGTCTTTCATTTATGATACAAAAGGACCAAGATCTTCATCTGTCACCTCAGAACTCTGCTCGCCACCGAAGATGCCTTTGAGGTCTGCAAGCATAAGCTGGGTGGGTACTGGCTCTAGCTTCTCAAACAACAGATCACAGACCAATCAATTCTGGAATTTGATTGTTAAATGGCATTKGATTGGGAAGAAGTCAGGTTTTACATGTAATTTCATGTTACAGCTACAAGGATCCAGGCAAAGTACAAAGGCTACATACAGCGTGAAGGGAGACtacatgagacagagagaagcaggtcTCTACTTTGACTTTCTTGGAAGTAGTATAATATGATATACAAGACTATGACTTAATCAGCTGTCTGGTTGTCTCATTAGCTACTAAGATTGAGACATGCTGGAGAAGCATGAAggccaggagagagaggaagagagcctGGACTGTCAAGGTMATTAAGTAAGAGACAAAGATCAGAAGATATCTCAAAAGACAAAGGGTCAACATCTACCACAAATACTCCTCAAAATCAGTTGTACTTYGTAGGTTCATCAAGGGCTTCATGACCAGAAATCAGCCAGCCTGTGTTGACAACGCAGACTACTTGGCGTTAGTCAGRCAAACCTACCTCACACGGCTCAAGGAGAATCTACCTAAAACAGTTCTGGACAAGAACACTTGGCTAACCCCTCCCCCCATTATGCAGTAAGTGAGTCTCAATAGGGAATTGACTGTGCTTTAATACTTTCTCTAAACTTATTTTACACACCTGTGTGTCATGGTATGAGTCAGAGGaggatggtgggaggagctataggaggatgggctcattgtaatggaataaatggaacgatatcaaacacatggaaaacacatccgttccatttatttcattctagccattacaatgagcccgccCTCCTATAGTTTCTCCCACCAGTCTCCTCTGTAATGAGTATACTGTACACCCATTACATACATTTGTACTCGTAGGCCTCACAGATGTCGAGGAAACTCTACACCCAGCACATTTTACGGAAGTACGTACAAGGaatcacaggtaggcctaccCTACAAGCCATTTAATGCAGGTTTGTACCCTATTTGACTATAGGGCTCACCTCAATCACACTATACATCTCAGTTGTGTTTGCTTACACCATTTCCAGTTACAAATCAAGGGATTGACCAGTTCCCTATTCAAAGGAAGAAAAGAGAACTTACCCTCACAATGTGTGCAGACCATTTGTGGACACCAGGATAAGTGAGGCTGAGACCTTGTGCTGATGAATGTGCCCAATTGTGCGCCTCTTACAGACAGCCACGGTGATAATGACCAGCATTTTTGACCAGTTGCCTTATCTGGTCAGGTGAGGAAGACATCCACATAAAAGCCTATCAGATGATTCGGCAAGAACGCATCAAGGTAAACAAATGGAGTTAAGTAAGCTATGTTAAAGTWWAAAAAAATATGTACCTTAAGGTCAAATTAAAGTAAGCTCCATACCTTCCCACAGTAGTGTTCCTGTGGTGAAATACGACAGGAATGGCTTCAGGCCTTGCTTCAGACAGCTGATCTACATTGGAACTGCGGGCTACCTGGTGGAGGAGGCCAAGATCAAACAGAGAGTGGAGTTCAACAACCTCAAAGGTTAGCACCACTGAGAGGAATAAAGCTGCCTAGGCGTGTGTGCATGTATCAAGTTTTGTTCTCGCAGTGTAATGCACTGTGTTCATTCAACCACTGKTCTAAGTATCTGGGCTGTGTGTTCTTCCAGGTGTGTCAGTCAGCAASCTGAGTGACAACTTCCTGATCCTCCATGTCCAATGTGAGGATATCAAGCAAAAGGTTGGCTGCGCAAATCGCTTATCATTGATGTGCACAAATGTATAYTTTTTTACTAAGCTTTTGCACATATTATTTTCAGAATGGAATAGTAGAACATTTGCATTTCTATTGTTGCATTGTCTATTTGCTCAGGGGGACCTGGTGCTGCAGTGTGACTACCTGTTTGAGGCCTTGACCAAGTTGTCTGCTGGCCAACAAGCAGCACTGTATAAAGTAGTCCAGGGCAGGTAAGACCAGTGTTCAACTCAAWACTACTGTAGTCTAAAGAAAATGCTAATTGTTGCCAAAATTGTATGCAATGTTATTTAATGTTGTGGTCGTTTGCAGTGTTAAGTTTGACATCCAGCCTGGCRGAGAGGGGATTGTTGACTTCGAGAGTGGCCAGGAGACCAATGATTTACAGAGCAAAGAATGGCCATCTGATGGTGGTGAGTATGAAACTGAAAGACTGTGTGGCCATTCAATTCTCAAATTCTCAAATAGGTTTTGTAAACTATTGATAAATAGTAGGCTACGACATGAACACTTCTCTTCTATTTACTCAGGAATCAACTCAAAGTCCTGTCCATTGATTAAAAATGAACTGGATCCCTTGATCCCTCCCAATAATCMAATTCTACAAGGTTTGAGGCATCTTGGGACTTATATCATAAATGAGAACCTGCATCCTCTCTAGAAGGGTTGGACATATTACCAAAACTCAAAAGAGCATTTCACAATCCCTTCATATTAACTGAAATCTCAACATAATGGTTCATACTGTGGAGAAAATACRGATGTTCCACTCTGACAAAAACTTCACCTGTTATTAAGCTACACATCACATACATGGGCTCAGTTGTGATTACTATATTAGGGCTCATTTGTAAAATATGGTTCGTTTTTTGGGATATTTTCACTAGATTTTATAGAGATAAACAATAtggttaaaatagattttgaagcaATAGGCTGTGTCATCATTTGTATACTTTCTCACAAAGATGTACCATATTTACATTAAAACCAACTAATGTATTCATAAAAATCTTTATTGTAAGAAATGTGTTAAATACAGTGCAAAAAACAATAATTTCCCAGGTAAGTGTGTAAAATTGTGACATCATTTGCTGTCTGGATGTGCTTGGTTTCATTTCTTGCCATCGGTCTTCCAAACAAGTTGTCTTGTAACGTCGCCCTCAAAGAATTCTTGTAACAGGAAGCAATAACATCCATTTAATTACACATCCAGCATCTCAAAGGTTCTTTAGGATGCCAAAAAATCATTAATCCATGACTACAGTATAAAAGGTGGATGTATTCACACCACTTACAATTCAGGGGTGGGTTGTAACATATTGCTCTGGGGTAAAGTTCCCCTAGGCAAATATCTAGGGTCAGCTTCCCAACCCTTatccattagtgggggaaatagaaaactgacccaagatcagcatctaggggtaACTTCAACAACTTAGCACACGTTCAGTGTCTTTGTACACAACACCCTCTGCTGGATGAAATGAGTACATACAGAAAATAGAAGCACCAAATTTCTAAAACATGATAAAATGCAGTTTGCATATTTGAAAAATTAAAGGAGCCgtacactctaggagctcagattcaataacctaatatccaacgtttGGACAGACaatgttctactccgctagccagcacctcgtctAAATAGGTAAGTTTCTTTCGCATCTAGATACAGTTTGCATATATCACCAATTCAAGATAATTCATATATTTGTCCTTgactccaaccccattcgatgCATTGAACCGCTGTGGGTGGAGCAATGTCTACATAAGGGTGTAaattaaaaaacactcacaaaagctctgacaaaGGGCCTTGCGGACAATACATAAACCTTAATAAAGAACAGTCACACTAGCAAGACAGCGTGCAGGTTTCTTTTTTCTCTCAGAAAACATCTCTAAAAACTGAAGTGGTAGGAAAAGGTATTGTTACACAGTGTATTACTATAATCACTGAAACACAATTGACCTGAACTAGCTASTCTGTGACAATACATGAACTTCCAAGCAATGTTGTAGTGACACTATAAAGTAAATCAGATTGTARGCTGCACTTACACCCACAGACTTAAGGCACCAGATCTCCTACTGGACACGTAACATGTCAACATTCATACAAAGATGAGACATACAAAACATATGGAAATACAGGGGGTCAAATAAGTCTTCTTTGACCACTGATAAAAATAACAGCTCTTATGGAGGGWTTAGAAAAGACTGATACAGCCATTTGGGACAACACACAAACTGTAACACCCAAACCATGctctacttaagcaataaggcatgagggggtgtggtgtatggccatataccacaaacctctgaggtgccttattgctattataaactggctgccaacgtaattagagtagtaaaaataaatgttttgtcatactcgtggtatacggtctgatataccatggYtgtcagccaatcagcattcagggctcgaaccacccagtttataatcatgATTAGAGACTGGCAAAAGTTTATAAGTGGCTGTGATGCAGAAGCACAGAGGTCACTTGTGGTCAATGTCAAGGATGTGAGGTTACTTGTGGGTATTGTGTGATTGCACTTGTTCTCTGTCAGTGATGGGTAATAGTCACTGCGGATACTGACAATGTTGGTTGGCTGGTATAGTTACTGGTGGTTGATCAATGTGTTTGGCTTATGGTGCTGATAATGTTGGTTGGCTGGTATAGTTACTGGTGCTGATAATGTTGGTTGGCTTACTGGTGGTGATAATGTTGGTTGGCTGGTATAGTTACTGGTGGTAATAATGTTAGTTGGTTGGTGTCAGGATTCACCTAGCGGTCATGATTTGGGGCTGTacacatgtttgatgtattagaataattgtttatgcttatgttatattaatagaaggggaggggttataagacccctccctctttacatttatagggtcctagactatagattaacaatatatatattcattatatagtttAGAATTGTTCCACGGTTgttttctttgtctgtctgtgtgtgactgagacagaactctgcaggggagtgtgggagataagagactagttaaacattccacaataaatcagcTTTGGGGAGTGGACGTTTACTGCTAAGTTTAAGATACCActaaaagccattgtttatatagggttttggtctcaggagtaaaaaggtaatgacgtagtcagtgacatcactaaggcgggacttcaatttaataaaacaacttgagaccTTTTGTTYgatgcagaacttactcagaaacatgcgtgctatRTTcctgtttgtaaacttctgtctgcaattgcattaataaaggtttttgaatgatttaattgaaAATATtatcataatgctaatttcaccaatgaaccaatgattgacaaggaaagACATAAGGAACGAAACCCAACACTGGTATAGTTACTGGTGGTGATAATGCTGGTTGTCTGGTATAGTTACTGGTGGTGATAATGTTGGTTGTCTGGTATAGTTACTGGTGGTGATAATGTTGGTTGGCTGGTATAGTTACTGGTGGTGGTGGGTGCGGTCATCAGGGCGTTTGATGTGAATGCGTCGCACCCTCTCGATGAGTTCCCGTTCCTCGTCCTCATCCAGGTGATGGGATCGGCCAGCAGCGCCCCCTGTAGCCTCCAGTAGAGCGTTGTCTGGACCACGCCCGTCCTGAGACTCATACAGCAGGATGTTAAGTGTCTCCTCATAGATACGAGCCTCTGGGAACTCCACCTGAGGAAAGACTATACTGCTTAGACCACTCTAGGTACAAATACAAGGCTACTCACTAACAGGAGACTAGTCTATGCTTTTGCCAGAGCAAGCAACATTCATATCATACATTTTCTGTGCTCTTGCTGTGGGAAACCAATTACCTTTGTTTGCTTCTTCTCTGTGGCGTAGACTATGGAGGTACAGCACACCTCAGCGATCTTACGGCCCTGCCCATAgaatgaccagcagcagatctCATCCCCGATCACGTCCTTGATGAAGAGCACACGGCCGTTGAACCGCAGAGAGAGCTTGTCAAACAGCTCTATGTTTTTCAGCATGTTGTCATCGGAGTTGCTGTGAAAAGGTAATGACAYCAGATGTTAATGTATGGTTGTCAATTGGTTTAAATCGCTATACACGACTGCTCTGGGGGTTGATCACTTACATCTCGTGGTCTTGACTCTGATTTTCAGAATTGGGATGAAAAGTTTATCTTGgatcatagctagctaacattagctgtctGGATTCATATAATGCGGCCCCGGCTTAATTGTTTCATCTGTCGGGAAGAATTACAACAAGTACCGCATGCTGTGTCTAGAGATGGCAGAAGAGGCTCAGGGACTGTTCTTAACCACTGCCAAGATGTGGTGGCTTTTCGTGCTCTTTTCAGCAGCTGTGGCAKcacccaggtgggtgctacatgTTCCTCAATGGAGGACTGGGTCCTATGGAGGATCTGACCGTCGGAGAAGCAAATGTGGTGCACTGATGAAGAGCTCCGGGCCCGTTTGTCAGACTGTCTTTGGTACAGCCAGTGAGAAACATCGATGCCCCCTCTGCTGAAGCTACACTGTCTTTCCAATCCAAAGTACCTCAACTCCCAGCCTTTCAGCCAAAGCCAAATAGAGACATTTCATCTACATTaatttgtttgtttcactttttatGCACTTTGATATTATTTTCTGTAATGAAAAGTGCTATTCAAGTTAAATAAATGATAATTGATACAATCCCCTTCACACATACATTTAAGAAACACAGTGATGTGCTCATTATAAGTATTTTCCCACAATCATATGCAATGTTTAGCTTACCTGGTGTAAGAGTACTTGTTGTTGCTCCTGTTGTATAACAGCTTGACTGTGGGCtgtaatacaaaattaaaaggcACAGAGGTAGTCAGTGTTGAGAAACAAACAGAATACAATATTGTGACATGTCTGTCTAATCATACATGTAAattgtgatatatatatttattttaccttgtTGGAGGTAGATATGAGTCTCTGTTCTTCCTTTGATGAAGTGACCAAGGGCACTTTACAGAAGGGCTCATACATATCTTTGTTCTGAACGCATGGAGGAAAACAGGACACAAATCATTCAATGACAGCATGATGGGCCACAAgcacacagagaaggagagacaccAAGAGAGAGATTAATTACAGGTAAGTGTTTACAGTATGTTAAGGTGATACACAATACCTGTAAGGCAGCATGACACTCGTCAGCTAACCCCTGCACCAGGTAATACTTGGCCTCTGCCAGGAGCTCTTCCACCTCTCTCCGGATCTCAGGCAGAGGTACAGCACCGTCACGCAGGTAGTTCAGAATGGTCCCAAAGTGCTTCCCACACCTGTCAAGAAGGATCCAGCCTGCAGCAGAGGACAGGGCTCATTACATTGAGAAGTGGCAGAGACAACAGAGTGACGATAGTAGACTGTGCGTGTGCGTCTTCATATAGCGCCATCTCAGAAGACATGATGGGAGGCATGCAAGGRCAGCTAGCCTGGGAGAATCGTATCCTATGCAGCATGAAGGAACAGGAGTGTCAAGACCTGGCAGTGGACAaaggtttgggaaaccctgggtgCAGTCAACCCATGTCATCATMAATACCTTCGCTGTCTGTGAGGACCTCCATCCTACCGCTGAACATGGCCTTGAGCATGGTGTCCTGCTTGGTGAGGGTCTGCATGGTGGTGTAGTAGAGCGCCCCGCCCACGTTCAGCTTCACATACTTCGAGCTGGGGCAGGAGCCCTTGAATGAGGTGGTACGGGTTGTAGCCGCAGGCAACGCCGAGCTCACCGCACTTACTCCTGACATCTCTTCCTGTGAGTCAAAACAGTCCAAATTTAAGTCATTAACTACAATGATGGACTTCACAGCTGATATCAATCAGGCACCCCAAATAAATTGCAAGTATTGCTTTCTGTGTTTAACTAACGTTAGTAGTTAGATtccgctagctagctagttaacatgaaactgccataagcaaacaagaaaacgctcacccagaggcggcgctcctagtagccgaggactttaatgcagggaaacttaaatcagttttaccaaatttctatcagcatgttaaatgtgcaaccagagggaaaagaaccccagaccacctatactccacacacaaagatgcatacaaagctctccctcgccctccatttggcaaatctgaccataaatccTCCTTATTCCTGtctacaagcaaaaattaaagcaggaagcacccgtgACTAGATCaacaaaaaaagtggtcagatgaagcagatgctaagctacatgactgttttgYtagcacagactgaaatatgtccCGGGATTCCTCCACTTGCATTGAggacaccacatctgtcattggcttcatcaataagtgcatcgatgacgtYgtccccacagtgaccgtacgtacataccccaaccagaagccatggattacagRcagcatccacactgagctaaaggctagagctgccgctttcaaggagcaggactctaacccggaagcttataagacatcccgctatgccctctgacaaaccattaaacaggcaaagcgtcaatacaggactaagatcgagttgtAGTACACCGGCTCTGRcgctcgtcggatgtggcagggtctgcaaaccattacagactacaaaagggaagcacaaYcgagagctgcccagtgacacgacacgagtgtgatcacgctctccacagccgatgtgagtaagacctttagacaggtcaacattcacaaggccgcagggccagacggattatcaggatgtgtactgcgagcatgcgctgaccaactagcaagtgtcttcactgacattttcaacctctccctgtccgagtgtgtaataccaacatgttttaagcagaccaccatagtgccttgTCCAAScacaccatgacagtcgtgaagcgggcaMRacaaaacctattccccctcaggagactgaaaatattgggcatgggtcctcagatcctcaaaaggttctacagctgcaccatcgagagcatcctgacttgttgcatcactgcctggtatggcaactgctcggcctccgaccgcaaggcactatggagcgtagtgcgaacggcccagtacatcactggggccaagcttcctgccatccaggacctctataccaggcRgtgtcagaggaaggccctaataaTTGTCAAAGMCTccaccaccctagtcatagactgttctctctgctaccacacggcaagcagtaccggagcactaagtctaggtccaagaggcttctaaacagcttctacccccaagccataagactcctgaacatctagtcaaagggctacccagactatttgcattgacccccctccccacaccactgccaactctctgttgtcatctatgcgtagtcactttaattaactctacctacatgcacatactaCTTCAACTAACCAGcacccccccctgtatatattgttattttttactgctgctctttaattacttgttacttttatctcttattcatatccgtattttttgaaactgcactgttggttaggggctcataagtaagcatttcactggaaggtctactacacctgttgtattcggcgcaggtgactaatacaatttgatttggaactTTTGATGACAGGATAGCAGGTTAGACTTCAAAACCCATACATATGGGTGCCATCATAACTAGTTAGCTAGTTTGTTTGAAACTATCAGTTTATAACAAGCCAAAAAATACAGAACAAACCCGGTTCTTAAACTAGGGTAAATAGTTagccaaaaataataatatatatgggGCCAATGACAATATATATGGGGCCAATGACAAGTCTaacctgctaacgttagcttgtcaTCAAAAGTTCAAAGCCGTTTCatgttaactaacgttagctagctagcggaaTCTAACTACTAGTTAAACACAGAAAGCAATACTTACACTACAGCTACTGAATAGTTATCTAGCCATTTATCTGGATCTAACTTGTTAACTCTGGTCTAGCTAGCTGACTTCATGTGAATGCTAGCTAGCCTTGAAAGCTCATGTTTTAGGGACCTCCGCTAGCAAATCCATTGTTGTTTTAGCAAGacggttggctagctagctaacagttagctacacagctagctagctaaattacgtCGTTACTATCTGTGGTTCCAGGTTGTCAAKAATTCCGCTAGACAaaagcctagctagctacatcctgTAGATTAAACGTTACATAGCTATCTAGTCGTGTGTGTACTTTAACATTATCGTAATTGTCGAATCGCCCAGTTACTAGTTAACTAACGTCAGTTagccagataaaaaaaaaaaaaaaaaaacgtaccaTAGGATCCTGTCAGTCAGCCTGGAAACACAAAGTTGGCTGGCTAGATCGTGTTACACACAGACTTCTATGGTAACGTTATATTGACGTTTGCACATTTTACTATTCGGGATGGAAACAGTTTTACCCAAAAACTgaactacaaaaaaaaatacatatatatacggATCATACAACTTtctgttaaaaataaaaacggaTCTGAGATGGGAGGGCGGGCCGTCTTCCGTCGCCAGTAGCCTACCACTTCCAAGTCTTAAATAGTCCCAAAAACGTTTCTGCCGCAGTCACAATGATGTCCAGTTGTTTGACTTCTTTGAGACTGGAGCCGTACATTTTATAATTGTGCCAATGAACGCCACAAAATCTAGGCCTGTCAGAAAACATTTACTACANATAATTTCCCTCcaaaatgcagttttggagcgaaatacaataataaatagtaaagataggcagagtaggctctttcaacaatgagaccaacgaccacctcattggctaggttagtaagctaggttagctagctagctagctagcgctaactagccacatctagcacaagctcactactaaactgacctggcaatcctattatcgtggacacttgtctccaagcagcattttttttgtgtttatgtccctgtagctgtcagcagttgtgtcaaaaagacacggttttgaagatactgcgaaaattattctctcctccatgtgtccaaccgcatgYGACCATTTGCAAAAggtacctgcatcagtatagttgcctagctgcgcaaaatgttatgcagcagtgatgcaaaaacacagtcggtgtgttcgaagcgttaaaTAGTCCCAAAAACGTTTCTTCCGCAGCCACAATGATGTTCAGTTGTTTGACTTCTTTGAGACTGGAGCCGTACATTTTATAATTGTGCCAATGAACGCCACAAAATCTAGGCCTGTCAGaaaacatttactacaggctCTACTACATCCACTACAATATCTTCACTAACGTCGCTTGTATTCTCAACTCTTTCAATTCCATCGGCATTCGATTGAACGCTCTAACAATCTCCTTCACCctctggaatagtggaggctgctCCTTgaggtaactctctgtggttctaaatcaataRttgtttagtggtctgaaaatgtcAGAAGCATTATCTTGTTTGACCATCCTGTAGGTCRtgtaactgtctgttacatgcaatatgcattGTGGACTgaaccggacagaggttgctatctaGTTTTGTGGCAAAACAAagatgtggttgaatttattctgccacgggcttattgtctcggccttaggcctatatatcacggtcgcagGGCATATCAATTAACATGATTTATAGAGCAAACACAATTATCGCAACACAGAtagtaatatggctttttttctggctgcCTCGGTGATcttacccacgcaccactactgcAGCAGTGCCTAAAAATTKAACAAAAAAGGGAATAGTCTAAAATTGGAGTGGAGGATACGTTTATAAATGATAATGAATCGTTTCTTGGTGGGATGCGTTTATTGGGTAATGATGCATATGTAGGAGACCCGTTTGAGGTGTTGGAAAATGTGAAGTATGCGCTGGGAAAAGTTGTCTATCAGAGTGACCAGGCGTggtcttattttgattaattATATTGCTGAAGAAAATAGGAATATTGCAGTGGGCATCACAAGAATCCGAACAACAGAAGTATTGTGCTTTGAACTTCGGRGCAGAGCACCCAYCAAAGGAGTCATTTCAGGAGTAACGACggatgttcaggttgaatacctgAAGAGGATTCTTGTTGTGGTTGGTGCCCGGTGTCTGACACGCTGGGTGAATGGAGACAAATAAGTCTGTCTGCcctgttttttaaattgttattATAAAGAGCACCTACCTACGCAAATATTGGTTATGTATGATACGCTGGTGTATAGAAGGACGATcggtgttgcaattgtggtggggattATGTTCCTGGTGTGCCTTGTaatattccagcaccatttcaacttcaacttgtcaacatcatcaaatcacctctgcttagtttaatagtgacaactaaaagatactgaaaacaatttagtccaatcaacgtaaactacatttgatgtggctgtcc
This window harbors:
- the LOC111980972 gene encoding BTB/POZ domain-containing adapter for CUL3-mediated RhoA degradation protein 3 isoform X2, producing MSGVSAVSSALPAATTRTTSFKGSCPSSKYVKLNVGGALYYTTMQTLTKQDTMLKAMFSGRMEVLTDSEGWILLDRCGKHFGTILNYLRDGAVPLPEIRREVEELLAEAKYYLVQGLADECHAALQNKDMYEPFCKVPLVTSSKEEQRLISTSNKPTVKLLYNRSNNKYSYTSNSDDNMLKNIELFDKLSLRFNGRVLFIKDVIGDEICCWSFYGQGRKIAEVCCTSIVYATEKKQTKVEFPEARIYEETLNILLYESQDGRGPDNALLEATGGAAGRSHHLDEDEERELIERVRRIHIKRPDDRTHHHQIPPSDLLPAQHHVKPMRQVNNITEGAPFEMSESI
- the LOC111980972 gene encoding BTB/POZ domain-containing adapter for CUL3-mediated RhoA degradation protein 3 isoform X1 produces the protein MEEMSGVSAVSSALPAATTRTTSFKGSCPSSKYVKLNVGGALYYTTMQTLTKQDTMLKAMFSGRMEVLTDSEGWILLDRCGKHFGTILNYLRDGAVPLPEIRREVEELLAEAKYYLVQGLADECHAALQNKDMYEPFCKVPLVTSSKEEQRLISTSNKPTVKLLYNRSNNKYSYTSNSDDNMLKNIELFDKLSLRFNGRVLFIKDVIGDEICCWSFYGQGRKIAEVCCTSIVYATEKKQTKVEFPEARIYEETLNILLYESQDGRGPDNALLEATGGAAGRSHHLDEDEERELIERVRRIHIKRPDDRTHHHQIPPSDLLPAQHHVKPMRQVNNITEGAPFEMSESI